The DNA region GGGCCACCAGCTGGCCGTCGCGGGTCATCACCAGGTCGGGCTCGACGAAGTCGGCGCCCTGCAGGGCGGCCAGGGCGTAGGAGGCCAGGGTGTGCTCCGGCACGTAGCCGCTGGCGCCGCGATGGCCGACCACCAGCGGCTTGCCCTCGCCCTGGGCGTGGCCCTGGGTGGCGCGGGGCTGCTGGGCGGCCCAGTCGATGGCGGATTGCACCGGGTCCGGTGCGGCGAACGAACAGAGGGGCAACGTCAGGCTGCAGACCGCCAGCCAATGCCGCAGGGTAGAAGTGGATGCCATGGGGCGTCTCCTTGCGGTGGGGAAAGCGCAAGCCTGCCGCAGGATAGATGACGGTTTGTGGTGCGCCGCGCGGCAAGTGTTGCCGGGCGTGACCGACACGACAGGCAGAAAGAAAGGCCGGCTGGCCTGGCTGCCGTGCTCTGGTATTCTCGCCACCATGAAAAAGACCCTGCCCCTCGCCCTCATCGCCGCCCTCGCGCAGAACCGCGTGATCGGCCGCGACAACCAACTGCCCTGGCACCTGCCGGCGGACCTCAAGCACTTCAAGGCCCTGACCCTGGGCAAGCCGATCATCATGGGTCGCAAGACCTGGGATTCCCTCGGCCGCCCGCTGCCGGGTCGCCTCAACCTGGTGGTCAGCCGCCAGGCCGGCCTGCAGCTGGAGGGCGCCGAGGTGTTCGCCAGCCTGGAAGACGCCGTGGCCCGCGCCGAAGCCTGGGCCCGTGAGGAAGACGCCGAGGAAGTGATGCTGATCGGCGGTGCCCAGCTCTACACCCAGGGCCTGGAGCATGGTGATCGCCTGTACCTGACCCGCGTGGAACTGGCCCCGGAAGGCGATGCCTTCTTCCCCGAGGTGCCGGATGCCGATTGGCACCTGGCCTCCAGCATCGAGCACGAGGCCAGCGACACCACTCCCGCCTATGCCTTCCAGGTGTGGGAGCGGCGCTGAGCCGGCGGGAACATCCTTGGTGGACGTAAAAAGCGACGTCCACCCTACGCCCGGATCAACCCCGTAGGCGGGCCGGGCGAGACCCCGTTCAGACTTCCAGCTCGAGCAGCTCCGCGCGGATTCGCCCGTCCTCGATCAGCAGCAACCCCACCGATATCGGCAGCTTGAATCGCCGTGGCCCGGCGCTGCCCGGGTTGATGTGGAGGATGCCGTCGCGGCGGGTGATCAATGGCTTGTGGGAGTGGCCGGTGATGATGGCGTCGACGCCGCGCGTGGCGAGGTCGGCGGGGATGTCCGCCTGGTCGTGGATCAGGTAGAGGCAGGTGCCGCCGGAGCGCAGGGTGGCGTCGTGAGGGATGCGTTGCGCCCAGTGCTCGGTGTCGTTGTTGCCGCGCACCACGGTCAGGGGCGCCAGGCGGCGCAGGGTGTCGAGGATCTCGGGCTTGCCGATGTCGCCGGCATGCAGGATGTGGTCGCAGCCTTCCAGGGCCGCCAGGGCCTGGGGCCGGAGCAGGCCGTGGGTGTCGGCGATCAGGCCGATGCGCAGGGTCATGGAAGGGGCCTCGTGGGAATGCGAGGCCCATTCTGCATCACTGGGGCGTGCGCGGGGATTCCGGCAGGAACCAGTTCAGCAGCAGTGCGCAGATGCCGCCGGTGGCGACACCGGATTCCAGCACGTTGCGCAGCGCCGCCGGCATGTGCGCGAGGAACTCGGGCACCTGCGACACGCCCAGGCCGAGGGCCAGGGACACGGCGATGATCAGCAGCGCGCGACGGTCCAGCTCGATGCCGGCGAGGATGTTGATGCCCGAGGCGGCCACCGCGCCGAACATCACCATGGCCGCGCCGCCGAGCACCGGCTCGGGCACGGCCTGGATCACGCCGGCCACCGCCGGGAACAGGCCGAGGATCACCAGCACCACGGCGATCCACAGGCCGACGTGGCGGCTGGCGATGCCGGTGAGCTGGATCACGCCGTTGTTCTGTGCGAACACCGAACTGGGGAAGGTGTTGAACACGCCGGCCAGCAGCGAGTTGGCGCCGTTCACCAGCACGCCGCCCTTGATGCGCTGCATCCACAGCGGGCCTTCCACCGGCTGGCGCGAGACCTTGCTGGTGGCGGTGACGTCGCCGATGGCTTCCAGCGAGGTGACCAGGTAGATCACCAGCATCGGGACGAACAGGCTCCAGGAGAAGCCGAGCCCGAAGTGCAGCGGCATCGGCACCTGGAACAGTTCGGCCTGGTGCATGCCGGTGAAGTCCAGGCGGCCCAGGTAGCCGGCCAGGAGGTAACCCACGGCCAGGGCGATGACGATGGCGCAGCTGCGCATCCACACCACGGGGATGCGGTTGAGTACGACGATGATCGCCAGCACGGTGCCGGACAGCAGCAGGTTCTCGCCGTTGGCGAAGGTGCCGTTGGCCATGGCGCCGAAGCCGCCGCCCATGCTGATCAGGCCGACCTTGATCAGGGTCAGGCCGATCATCAGCACCACGATGCCGGTCACCAGCGGGGTGATCAGGCGTTTGACGAAGGGCAGGATGCGCGAGATGCCCATCTCCACGAAGGAGCCGGCGATCACCACGCCGAAGATGGCGGCCATCACCGCTTCCACCGGGGTGCCCTGCTTGACCATCAGTGCGCCGCCGGCGATCAGCGGGCCGACGAAGTTGAAGCTGGTGCCCTGGACGATCAGCAGCCCGGCGCCGAACGGGCCGAAGCGCTTGCACTGGACGAAGGTGGCGATGCCGGAAATCACCAGCGACATGGAGACGATCAGGTTGGTGTCGCGCGCCGAGACGCCGATGGCCTGGCAGATCAGCAGGCCGGGCGTGACGATGGGCACGATGATCGCCAGCAGGTGCTGCAGCGCGGCGAGCAGCGCCACCAGCGGGCGCGGTTTGTCGTCGAGGCCGTAGACCAGCTCGTTGCGGGGCTCGGGGGCGGAGGGGTTTTCCAGTGTGGTCATGGTGGGGGGCCGGCGAAAAAGCGGCGATTCTACCTGAATGGTCAAGTGCGGCGAGGAGCGTTGAGTGCTTCGTAGGAGCGAGCTCTGCTCGCGAATCGCCTGCTGCGGACGCGTTTGTGCAGGGGCGAATTCATTCGCCCGCTTCGGGCCGGGCATGGGGCCGCTGCGCGACCCTTGGCGACTGAAGTCGCCCCTACATGACAGGTGCACCCTACGGAGCACTGAAGGCGCGAATGATCAGGCTCGTTTCGCGGTTATCGGTGGAGCGTTGGCACCGGTCCAGTGCATCGATCATGCGTTGTAGCGTGGGCCGTGGGTCTATGCCGAGTTCGGCCAGGGCGTCGAGCTCGTCGAAGCCTTCCAGAACCTCCGTCAACTCCGTGCTGATAGAGGTGATTGCCAGGGCGTTGCGCAATACAGGGCGGCCCAGGGACCAGATTCCGGTCTCCGCAGTCAGGGCGCCGCTCTTGATGCCTTCGAGAATTCCTCTCGCAAGCGAGGCGATGTAGAACTCGGCGGCGTTCTCTTCGAATTCGAGCGTCAGGTTCTGCATGAGGGTCCGGCAGGCTCCTGATGAACAGCAATGGGAATAAAAAGCCCGGCACGAGGCCGGGCTTTTCCGTTCGCAGGCAGCGCTTACAGGTCTTCCAGCATCGCCTTGTTGCGCACGGCGCCCTTGTCGGCGCTGGTGGCGAGCAGGGCGTAGGCCTTGAGGGCGGTGGTCACCTTGCGCGCGCGCGGGGCGGCGGGCTTCCAGCCTTTCTTGTCCTGCGCGGCGCGGCGGGTGGCCAGCTCTTCATCGGAGACCAGCAGGTTGATGCTGCGGTTGGGGATGTCGATCAGCACCTTGTCGCCGTCCTGCACTAGGCCGATGGCGCCACCGGCAGCGGCTTCCGGGGAAGCGTGGCCGATGGACAGGCCCGAGGTGCCGCCGGAGAAGCGGCCGTCGGTGAGCAGGGCGCATTGCTTGCCCAGGCCCTTGGACTTCAGGTAGCTGGTGGGGTACAGCATTTCCTGCATGCCCGGGCCGCCTTTCGGGCCCTCGTAGCGGATGATGACGATGTCGCCGGCCTTCACTTCGTCGGCGAGGATGCCCTTCACGGCGCTGTCCTGGCTTTCGAAGATCTTCGCGGTGCCTTCGAACACGTGGATGGACTCGTCCACGCCGGCGGTCTTCACTACGCAGCCGTCGAGGGCGATGTTGCCGTAGAGCACGGCCAGGCCGCCTTCCTGGGAGTAGGCGTGCTCGACGCTGCGGATGCAGCCTTCGGCGCGGTCGTCGTCCAGGGTGTCCCAGCGGGTGCTCTGGCTGAAGGCGACCTGGGTCGGGATGCCGGCCGGGCCCGCCTTGAAGAAGGTGTGGACCTTCTCGTCATCGGTCTGGGTGATGTCCCACTGGGCGATGGCATCGCTCATGCTCGGGCTGTGCACGGTGGGCACGTCGGTGTGCAGCAGGCCGCCACGGGCCAGCTCGCCGAGGATGCTGAAGATGCCGCCGGCACGGTGCACGTCTTCCATGTGGTACTTCTGGATGTTCGGCGCCACCTTGCACAGCTGCGGCACCTTGCGCGACAGGCGATCTATGTCGCGCAGGTCGAAGGCGATCTCCGCCTCCTGGGCGGCGGCCAGCAGGTGCAGGATGGTGTTGGTGGAACCGCCCATGGCGATGTCCAGGGTCATGGCGTTCTCGAAGGCCTTGAAGCTGGCGACGTTGCGCGGCAGCACGGACTCGTCGCCCTCGCCGTAGTAGCGCTGGCACAGCTCGACGGCCAGGCGGCCGGCACGCAGGAACAGCTGCTCGCGGTCGCTGTGGGTGGCCAGGGTGGAGCCGTTGCCGGGCAGCGACAGGCCCAGGGCCTCGGTCAGGCAGTTCATCGAGTTGGCGGTGAACATGCCGGAGCAGGAACCGCAGGTGGGGCAGGCGCTGCGCTCGTACTCGGCGACCTTCTCGTCGGAGCAGGAGTCGTCGGCGGCCACCACCATGGCGTCCACCAGGTCCAGGCCGTGGTTGGCCAGCTTGGTCTTGCCGGCTTCCATCGGGCCGCCGGAGACGAACACCACGGGGATGTTCAGGCGCAGGGCGGCCATCAGCATGCCGGGGGTGATCTTGTCGCAGTTGGAGATGCAGACGATGGCGTCGGCGCAGTGGGCGTTGACCATGTATTCCACGGAGTCGGCGATGATCTCGCGGCTCGGCAGGGAATAGAGCATGCCGTCGTGGCCCATGGCGATGCCGTCGTCGACGGCGATGGTGTTGAATTCCTTGGCCACGCCACCGTGCTTCTCGATCTCGCGGGCGACCAGCTGGCCCAGGTCCTTCAGGTGCACGTGGCCGGGCACGAACTGGGTGAAGGAGTTGGCGATGGCGATGATCGGCTTCTTGAAGTCTTCGTCCTTCATCCCGGTGGCGCGCCAGAGGGCACGGGCGCCGGCCATGTTGCGGCCGTGGGTGGAGGTCTTCGAGCGGTAATCGGGCATGTCTTCTGTCCTGCAGGCTGATCAGGTTATAGGTCGTATCGTGAGCGCGGTGGGTGCCGTTGGCAAACGGATGTGGTCGTCGCGTCCGGAGGTGGCGTGAGGGCATCGCGGGATCACCGCGCGCTCGGCCGGGGCTCACTGGCCCGCCTGAGGGTGTGGCAGGGAAGCGGGGATTCTAATCCCAGGTGCGCTCCGGGCGGAAGGCCGGGGGCCGAGCGGTCGGCGCGCACCTGGGTGACGAGCGGTCAGTCGACGCGGAAGTTCAGCTCATCGGCGAAGGGGAAACCCGCGCCGCTGCCCTTCTCGAAGCGCAGCTCGACCTCAACCGAGGTGGCCCCGGCCGGCACCGTGCCGTAGAGGTTGCGCGCCAGGGCCTGGCCGTTGCGCTCGGCGGCGCCCAATGAGGGCGTTGCGAAGGCGCTGCCGGCCTCGACGAAGCCATCGAGCCCCGGCCAGGTGGCGCCGTCCACCGGGCGTGGGTAGCCGCTTTCGGCCTTGTCGGTGATCAGGTTGTAGCGCACGTACTCGCCGCCGTTGAACAGGTAGGCGATGGATGCGTTGCGCTTGACCGCCGCGTCCAGGCCCAGGGGCCACTGCTGCACGCCGGACCAGGTGGCGCCGGAGACGTCCAGCGGGTAGTTCTTGTCCGCCTTGTCGCCGGTGGTCAGGTTGTAGCGGATGTACTGGCTGCCCTTGAAGAAGTAGAGCCTGGAGCCACTGACTTCGAGCACGTCGTCGATGTCGCGGGCGCCACCGGTGAAGCGTTCCAGGCCCGCCCAGTTGCCGGCGATGGGCTTGGGGTAGCCGGGGTCGACGCGGTCGCTGGCGATGTCGAAGCGCACGTACTGGGTGCCCTTGAAGAAGTACGCCTTGCCGTTGCCGGCGTTGAAGCCGGCGTCGATGTCCCGCGCGCCGCCCTCGAAGCCTTCGAAGCCCACCCAGTTGCCGGCTATGGGCTGTGGATAACCGGCGTCGACCTTGTCGTCGCGGTAGTTGTAGCGGTAGTAGCGGTCGCCGGCGAAGAAGTAGCCGGTGTCGTCGTTCCAGTACACCGAGCTGCGCTTCTCGGCGGTGTGGAAGCGCACCAGCACGCGGGCGTCATGGCTGCTGCCGGCGCTTGCGCCGAGCAGGGCGTCGAGCTGGAAGGGGCGGCCGGCGGCTTCGGGCGGCAGCGCGATGCGCTGGGTCAGCGAGCCCTTGCCCTGGCCGACGAAGAGCTGGCCCTGGCCGGCCGGCAGTTCGCTGCGGGCCCCGTAGCGCATCACCGTCTGCAGCCCGCCCTTGGTCCAGCCGGCGATGTCCGGGTCGTAGGCCAGGTCGGTGTGGGCCGCGCCGTACTCGGCGCCGGGGTTGGCCAGGAGGTTCTGGCCGAAGGCGAAGGTGCGCGGCACGGGGTGCAGGCGCGAGCGGCCGTCCAGAGCCAGGCCCTGGGTGGAGACGCCCAGGTGCTCGAACAGGGTGGGCACCACGTCCACCTGGCGCAGCGGCGTGGCCAGTCGGTTACGGCCGAGGGCGGGAATGCCGGCGCCGCTCATCACCACGGCCACCTTGCGGTGTTCGGGGCGGTTGGCGCCGTGGCCGGTGCTGGTGCCGCCGTGGTCGGTGCTGACCACGATCAGCCAGTTCTCCTGGGCGTAGGTCGGGCGCGACTTGATCGCTTGCAGCAGCCGGCCGAGGGCGGCGTCGGCCTGGCCCATGGCCTGGACGTATTGCGGGGTATCGGAATGGAAGCCATGGCTGTGGCCGGCTTCGTCGACGCCGTAGTAGTACGCGCTGAGCACGTCGAGGTCGGCGCGGTTGCGCAGCCAGTCCTCGGCCTGGGCGATGAGCACCGGGTCGTTGGCCTCGGGGCCGTCGAACCTGAGGTCGGCCTGGGGCTTCATCTGCGCGTAGAGCGGCGACCAGTTGTAGGCGTAGGCGGTGACCAGCTGGGGCTTGCGCTGCTCCAGCAGGGTGAGGAAGTGCGGGTACTGGGCGTAGTTCTGCCCGGTGAAGTTGTTGTCGCGCACGCCGTGCTTGTCGCGCTCGACGCCCATGAACAGGGTCGACCAGCCCGGGCCGCTCATGGAGGTGTCCGGCGACCAGCCGCCGTCGGTGTACACGCCGCTGGCGATCAGTTGTTCGAGGTTGACCATGTTGCCGGCGGGAATGGCATCGGCCTTGAAGCCGTCGATACCGAAGAACAGCACCTTGTTGGCACCGGCCTGGGCCTGCAAGGCGAGCAGCGAGGCGGTTGCGAAGGCGAGCAGGCGCCCCGCGCGTTTCATCGTTGTCATGACGCATCCTTGATTGTTGTGGTTGCTGCGATGCGATGCAGACGGCTGGCTTGCCTCGCGGTGGTCTATACCAGCGTGGCCGGATTGCGGGGGAATGACAGCGAAGCGGGAGGGGATGAAATTTTGGTGAAGGGAATGCGGCAGGCGGATGACGACGCCCCGGCACAAGGGCCGGGGCGTCGTCGGATCATCAGCTGTTGGGCAGCAGGCGGCAGGTGATGCTCTTGATGTAGCGGGTTTCCGGGATGGCCGGGTGCACCGGGTGGTCCGGGCCCTGGCCGCCGCGTTCCAGCAACTGGATGTTGCGGTCCAGGTGGCGGGCGCTGCCGAGCAGGATGTTCTGCAGGTCGTCCTCGGGCAGGTGCATGGAGCAGGAGGCGCTGACCAGGATGCCGTCCTTGTTGAGCAGGCGCATGGCCTGTTCGTTGAGGCGGCGGTAGGCGG from Pseudomonas tohonis includes:
- a CDS encoding dihydrofolate reductase, translating into MKKTLPLALIAALAQNRVIGRDNQLPWHLPADLKHFKALTLGKPIIMGRKTWDSLGRPLPGRLNLVVSRQAGLQLEGAEVFASLEDAVARAEAWAREEDAEEVMLIGGAQLYTQGLEHGDRLYLTRVELAPEGDAFFPEVPDADWHLASSIEHEASDTTPAYAFQVWERR
- a CDS encoding metallophosphoesterase family protein, whose protein sequence is MRIGLIADTHGLLRPQALAALEGCDHILHAGDIGKPEILDTLRRLAPLTVVRGNNDTEHWAQRIPHDATLRSGGTCLYLIHDQADIPADLATRGVDAIITGHSHKPLITRRDGILHINPGSAGPRRFKLPISVGLLLIEDGRIRAELLELEV
- a CDS encoding nucleobase:cation symporter-2 family protein; translation: MTTLENPSAPEPRNELVYGLDDKPRPLVALLAALQHLLAIIVPIVTPGLLICQAIGVSARDTNLIVSMSLVISGIATFVQCKRFGPFGAGLLIVQGTSFNFVGPLIAGGALMVKQGTPVEAVMAAIFGVVIAGSFVEMGISRILPFVKRLITPLVTGIVVLMIGLTLIKVGLISMGGGFGAMANGTFANGENLLLSGTVLAIIVVLNRIPVVWMRSCAIVIALAVGYLLAGYLGRLDFTGMHQAELFQVPMPLHFGLGFSWSLFVPMLVIYLVTSLEAIGDVTATSKVSRQPVEGPLWMQRIKGGVLVNGANSLLAGVFNTFPSSVFAQNNGVIQLTGIASRHVGLWIAVVLVILGLFPAVAGVIQAVPEPVLGGAAMVMFGAVAASGINILAGIELDRRALLIIAVSLALGLGVSQVPEFLAHMPAALRNVLESGVATGGICALLLNWFLPESPRTPQ
- the ilvD gene encoding dihydroxy-acid dehydratase, encoding MPDYRSKTSTHGRNMAGARALWRATGMKDEDFKKPIIAIANSFTQFVPGHVHLKDLGQLVAREIEKHGGVAKEFNTIAVDDGIAMGHDGMLYSLPSREIIADSVEYMVNAHCADAIVCISNCDKITPGMLMAALRLNIPVVFVSGGPMEAGKTKLANHGLDLVDAMVVAADDSCSDEKVAEYERSACPTCGSCSGMFTANSMNCLTEALGLSLPGNGSTLATHSDREQLFLRAGRLAVELCQRYYGEGDESVLPRNVASFKAFENAMTLDIAMGGSTNTILHLLAAAQEAEIAFDLRDIDRLSRKVPQLCKVAPNIQKYHMEDVHRAGGIFSILGELARGGLLHTDVPTVHSPSMSDAIAQWDITQTDDEKVHTFFKAGPAGIPTQVAFSQSTRWDTLDDDRAEGCIRSVEHAYSQEGGLAVLYGNIALDGCVVKTAGVDESIHVFEGTAKIFESQDSAVKGILADEVKAGDIVIIRYEGPKGGPGMQEMLYPTSYLKSKGLGKQCALLTDGRFSGGTSGLSIGHASPEAAAGGAIGLVQDGDKVLIDIPNRSINLLVSDEELATRRAAQDKKGWKPAAPRARKVTTALKAYALLATSADKGAVRNKAMLEDL
- a CDS encoding hemopexin repeat-containing protein, with protein sequence MTTMKRAGRLLAFATASLLALQAQAGANKVLFFGIDGFKADAIPAGNMVNLEQLIASGVYTDGGWSPDTSMSGPGWSTLFMGVERDKHGVRDNNFTGQNYAQYPHFLTLLEQRKPQLVTAYAYNWSPLYAQMKPQADLRFDGPEANDPVLIAQAEDWLRNRADLDVLSAYYYGVDEAGHSHGFHSDTPQYVQAMGQADAALGRLLQAIKSRPTYAQENWLIVVSTDHGGTSTGHGANRPEHRKVAVVMSGAGIPALGRNRLATPLRQVDVVPTLFEHLGVSTQGLALDGRSRLHPVPRTFAFGQNLLANPGAEYGAAHTDLAYDPDIAGWTKGGLQTVMRYGARSELPAGQGQLFVGQGKGSLTQRIALPPEAAGRPFQLDALLGASAGSSHDARVLVRFHTAEKRSSVYWNDDTGYFFAGDRYYRYNYRDDKVDAGYPQPIAGNWVGFEGFEGGARDIDAGFNAGNGKAYFFKGTQYVRFDIASDRVDPGYPKPIAGNWAGLERFTGGARDIDDVLEVSGSRLYFFKGSQYIRYNLTTGDKADKNYPLDVSGATWSGVQQWPLGLDAAVKRNASIAYLFNGGEYVRYNLITDKAESGYPRPVDGATWPGLDGFVEAGSAFATPSLGAAERNGQALARNLYGTVPAGATSVEVELRFEKGSGAGFPFADELNFRVD